The sequence CTCCTCAAGGACGGGGTCAAGGTTACATACAAGAACGCCGATGATGAGGAAATAGATGAGGTAGTGAAGGTCATTGATTGGAACTGTCCGGAGAACAACCACTTCCTGCTGGCGTCCCAGCTCTGGATATCCGGCGAAATCTATAAGCGCCGCGCCGACCTTGTCGGCTTTGTCAACGGCATCCCCCTTGTTTTTATCGAGCTCAAATCCACTGCCCGCAGGCTGGAACACGCCTATTACGACAACCTGCGGGACTATAAAAATACCATACCCCAGTTGTTCTGGTACAACGGCTTCATTATCCTGTCCAACGGCAGTCAGAGCCGCATCGGCAGCATGAGCGCCTCCTGGGAGCACTTTGCCGAATGGAAGAAAGTGAGCAGCGAGGGCGAGGAAGGCGTTGTCTCCTTGGAAACCATGTTCCGCGGAACCTGTGATAAAGTCAGACTCTTGGACATTGTAGAAAACTTTACTCTTTTCAGTGATGCAGGCGGTTCCCTGGTCAAACTGGTAGCCAAAAATCATCAGTACCTGGGGGTCAACAACGCCATTGAAGCAGTGAAAAAGATACGGGAAAACAAAGGACGTCTCGGCGTATTTTGGCACACCCAGGGTTCAGGGAAGTCTTATTCCATGCTTTTCTTCTGCCAGAAGATCCTGCGCAAAATACCCGGCAACTGGACCTTTGTTATTGTCACTGACCGGACGGAACTGGACGACCAGATCTACAAGAACTTTGCGGCAGCAGGCGCCGTTATCGAGGAAAGGGTGCAGGCTGAAAGCTGCCAGCATTTAAAAGAGTTATTGGCTGAGGATCACCGGATGGTGTTTACCCTTATCCATAAATTTCAAAGTGATAACGATGGCGAATACCCGAAAATTACCGATCGGGATGACATTATTGTGCTGGTGGATGAAGCTCACCGCAGCCAGTATGACACCCTTGCCGCTAATATGCGGTCTGCCATGCCCAACGCCTCTTTCATCGCCTTTACGGGAACACCTCTTATGGCCGGCGAGGAAAAAACCAGGGAAGTGTTCGGGGATTATGTTTCCATCTATAACTTTCGCCAGTCCATTGAGGATAGAGCCACTGTGCCCCTCTATTATGAGAACCGTATTCCCGAATTGCAGCTTATCAACGAGAAACTTAACGATGACATTCAGGACATCATCGACAACGCCGCCTTAAGCGAGGAAGAGGAGAAGAAGCTGGAACGGGAATTTGCTCGGGAATATCACCTGATTACCCGTGACGACCGGCTGGAGACAATTGCCGAGGACATCGTCAAGCATTTCATGACCCGGGGCGAGATGGGCAAGGCCATGGTGGTAAGTATTGACAGGTTTACTGCCGTCAGGATGTATGACAAGGTTCAGAAATACTGGCAAAAGTATATGGATGAACTGCAGAAGCAGCTTGCCAAATGTCATCCTGAAGAAGCAGCTGAAATAAAAAAGAAACTGGATTACATGCAGGAAACCGATATGGCGGTGGTCATATCTTCCGGGCAGAACGAGGTTGAAGCCTTTCAGAAAAAGGGGTTGGATATCCTGCCCCATCGCAAACGCATGGTAACCGAAGACCTGGATAAAAGGTTTAAAGACCCCAATGACCCTTTGCGGATTGTGTTTGTCTGTGCCATGTGGCTGACGGGCTTTGACGCTCCGGCAGT is a genomic window of Thermosinus carboxydivorans Nor1 containing:
- a CDS encoding type I restriction endonuclease subunit R → MSRYSEDALVEQPAINLFRELGWETVNCFHETLGAAGTIGRETTSEVVLTRYLRNALEKLNPGLDSEAINLAIEEIVKDRSSLNPVQANRDVYKLLKDGVKVTYKNADDEEIDEVVKVIDWNCPENNHFLLASQLWISGEIYKRRADLVGFVNGIPLVFIELKSTARRLEHAYYDNLRDYKNTIPQLFWYNGFIILSNGSQSRIGSMSASWEHFAEWKKVSSEGEEGVVSLETMFRGTCDKVRLLDIVENFTLFSDAGGSLVKLVAKNHQYLGVNNAIEAVKKIRENKGRLGVFWHTQGSGKSYSMLFFCQKILRKIPGNWTFVIVTDRTELDDQIYKNFAAAGAVIEERVQAESCQHLKELLAEDHRMVFTLIHKFQSDNDGEYPKITDRDDIIVLVDEAHRSQYDTLAANMRSAMPNASFIAFTGTPLMAGEEKTREVFGDYVSIYNFRQSIEDRATVPLYYENRIPELQLINEKLNDDIQDIIDNAALSEEEEKKLEREFAREYHLITRDDRLETIAEDIVKHFMTRGEMGKAMVVSIDRFTAVRMYDKVQKYWQKYMDELQKQLAKCHPEEAAEIKKKLDYMQETDMAVVISSGQNEVEAFQKKGLDILPHRKRMVTEDLDKRFKDPNDPLRIVFVCAMWLTGFDAPAVNTIYLDKPMKNHTLMQTIARANRVFKDKTCGTIVDYIGVFRNLQKALAIYATPVAGGSVDTPVKDKTTLIDELKKAIAATTAFCNEKGIDVGRLLNTSGLELVRLLDDAVERLVVNDETKQRFQSLVGNIVKLYKAILPDPKASEFAKQKNLFACISDKIRSLTPPADISDIMGEIEEVLDQSIASEGYIIHEAPAGYNTKVDLSQIDFEALRKFFDKSKKHTEVEKLKGLINAKLNKLVRLNKSRIDFAERFQKLIDEYNSGSLNVELMFDKLLAFAKELTEEEKRGLAEQLTEEELALFDILTKPEPKLTDKDKAQVKKVVRELLDTLKREKLVLDWRKRQQTRAVVLITIQDFLDRELPRAYTPEIFNRKCDLVYQHIYDCYYGAGQSIYSRAG